The sequence CCCGCGACGCCTACGACGCCGCCGAGCTCGGGCTTCACCTCCACCTGCTCCGTACCGTCGGGCCGCTTCAGAAAGAGGCCTCTGGCGTCCGCGACGCGCTCGCCGAGGTCGAACGGCTCTCGGCGCTCCTGCCCAGCCAGACGCGCCGGACGGCTGCGCAGATCGACTACCAGCAGTTCTCGACGCCAGCTGCCTACGCCGGGTTGTGCGCCTGGATTGCCGGGGTGGGGGAGGGGCACCGCGTCCTGGAGCCCTCCGCCGGGACCGGCGCGCTCTGCGCGTTCGCCCTCGCGGCGGGCGCCACGGTCCACGCCAACGAGCTGTGCGGGCGCCGGGCCGACCTGCTGGCGGTGCTCCTTGCCGAGGCTGACCAGAACCCATCTCAGGCGCTCACACGCGAGAACGCCGACCACCTCGACGCCATCCTTCCGCCAGAGGCCCGTGCCGACGTGGTGCTCATGAACCCGCCGTTCTCCCAGACCGCCGGGCGGCTCGGACGCCGCCGAATCCCGACGGTCGGGACCGACCACGTGCTCCAGGCGCTCCGGCGCCTCGACCCGGGCGGGCGGCTGGTGGCCGTACTCAGCGCAGGCGTCCGCCGCGGCAAGCCAACGCATCGGCCGTTCTTCGAAGCCATTGAGGCCCACCCGTTCCAGCTCCGGGCCGACGTCGAGGTCGGCGGCGCCGTCTACCGCCCGTACGGGACCTCTGTGCGCACGCGCCTCCTCATCGTGGACCGAACGCCGGAACGCTCGTCCGGCGACGACGGGGACCGTGTGGAGGCCGTCGTCGAGAGCGTCGGCGACGCCGTGGCCGCTCTGGCGCCCGTCGGGCGAGCGCCCGCGTAGCGGCGGGCGCTACGGGGCCACGACGTCCGCCCACCCACGCCCCGCGTCCCGCACCAACCCCAGCAGACGCCGCCGCCTCTGGCGCTGACGCTCCACCGACCGTGCGAACTCGGCTGCCTCCGCGACCGGCACCCCCCCCGCCGTCAGAGAACCGAGAGGAGGGGCCTCTGGCGCCTCGTCCGCCGCGTCCACGAACGACGCGCTGAGCGTGTCCAGGTACGCTCCCAGCACGCCCCGGAGTGGCTCCACTTCCGCCGGTGCCATCCGGGCCGAGAGTCCCACGCCGCCGGCGAGCAGGAGCAGCGCCTCGTCCAGGACGGCCAGCATGACGGGCGCCGAGGTCCGTCGCTCTTCGCTCTGGAAGAAGTGGAGAGCCGGGTACGCTTCGTGTCGCCTCCCGTGCGCCTCTACGAGCGGGACGAGGTTCGCCAGGTGGGCCGCCAGGCCGTCGAAGCCCGAGCCGGTCCAGGCGCCCGTCACGACGGCCTGGGGCGTCTCGCCCAGCGCGTGCGCCGCGCCGGCGAGCTGGCGCGCGCCCGTTACCGCCCCGACCACCTGGAGCACGTAGGTCACGACGAGCGTCACAACCGCGAATCCGTTGAGCGCGGCGGCGCTCGCGACGACGCCCCAGCCGCCCGACCCCGGCGCCCACAGCGCGCCGAGCCCGAGCGTCCAGAGGTACGTGCCCACCACGTACGCCCGCGACCAAGCGTCAGCAGGCGCCCCCGTCTTCGGGTCTACGACCGAGGCGGGGTCGGCCGAGAAGACCAGCCACCACCCCAGCCACAGCGCGCCGACCCACCACAAAAAAGCGGCCACGAGCGTGGTTGGCCCGACCCAGCCCGGCGCCCGGCCGGAGCCGACCGCCTTACCCAGCGTGTAGACGCCCCGCCCAATCCGGCCTGAGACCGGCCCCGCGCCCCGAGGCGCTACCGTCGTCCAGAGCGCGTCAACGAGCGCGAGCGCGACGACGGCCGCTCCCGCGAGTCCGAGGAGGGCAGGCACGTCAGGCGGGGTGCGTGCCGAGGGGTCGGCGTGGCACGGTAGTGCGGTGGTCGGCCTCGTCGCCCAGGAACTCCCCGTTCTGCGCCACGGTCGCGAGCGTGTTCAGCGCCAGCAGCCCGAAGCCCACCTTCGCTACAACGTCCAGGGCCGTGAATAGCCCGGCCTCCCACGTGTCACCGACCACGTCGAGGCCCTCGGGCGAGATCAGCCAGACAACCGGATACAGCGTCCACAGGAACACGTGGACCGTCACTAGGCGCCGGAACGCGCTGACCGACCGGGGGTGGGCCGCGACCGCGCTCCGCCGGTACGGTCCGAGGAGCATGTAGGCCACGCCGAGATAGGCCCCGCACGAGACGACATACCACGTAAGCGCCCGCGCGTCCTCGGGGAGCAGTGTCGCGATGAACCCGGTCCCGATCATGAACGTATTGGCCCCGATGAGCTGGGCCGCCAGCACGTTCCGGCTCGACGCGATGAGCGTGAGGTCGAGGAGCAGGAGCGGCGTCGTGAGCCCCCACGTGGCGTAGCGGACCCACGTCGTCTTCGTCCCGTCGGCCGAGACGAACGCCCCGAACCCCATCGCCATCGTGAGGTAGAGCGCGAACGCGACGAGGCAGATGAAGAAGTTCAGCGTGTAGAGGATCTCGCGCGGGCGGTGCTCAGCCCTCGCCGCGCCGAGCCCGAACACGACCGAGCCGAGCGCCATCGCCGCTGTGCCGATCCAGTACCACGTCGTCGCTGTCATTTCGGATGAGGTGAAGGAGAGGGGTTGACTACCGACCTTACCGTGCCTGGTCCCGGTCTCAACCTGAAAAGCCGCTCAGGTCGGCTTCCAGTCCTGCCGTTCGCCTCCTGATCCTACCCGTCCAGCCCCATGCCGAACACGATCCGCCTCTTCATGTGGGGCTACCAGCGTGACTTCCAGATCTCGGCGAAAGTCTCTGCCGAGTCGCTGTTCGGCGCTCTGGACCCTGCCCTGGACCCCGAGGTCGTCCTCGTCGGTGGCCGACTCGGCTCCGAGAGCAACCGCCACCCCCTGTGCGTGGACCCCGAGGACGGCGACATCCCACTCGACCAGCTTGACGGCCTCGCCGAGCAGGTCGAACAGGCACAGCGGGACGACCCCGAGAACGAGATAATTCATTCGCACCCCGTCGCTGAGCAAAACTGCAAGCGACGGGTCCGTTGGCGCGCGTTCTCCGAAGGCGTCGCGCGGACGCTGGCCCTGCACCGGCCCGACCGAGCCTTCTTCGCCTCGTTTCCCCAACCCGTCGAACACCACCTCGTCACGTGCGTGCTCCACCTTGACCGGGGCGCTCTGGAGGCTCACCCTCGGCTCCACCAGGCCGACTACCTCCACCGGTTTGTCGTGCCGACCTCACTGGTCGAGGCCACAATCCAAACGTTCCTCGACAAATGCACCGACGAGCTCAGTCGGTCCGAGCCTGGCATGTGGCTCTCCGGACGGGGACCCGCCGATCTCCTGCGGAACGCGGGGCGCCGCCTCATGACCAACCCAGGTCGGCGCCTCGCCTGGGGCGGGCAGAACGACGACCTCTACGACCAAGTCGACGCGGTCTCAGCGCTTCGCTACGAGGGGGCCGAGGGGAAAGGGCGGCTCCTACTCACCGACAAGGACGGGACCGGGGTCCGGCGCACGCTGACGCTCGAGTCGCCGGTCCCGTTGAAGGCGGGCCGGGCGGCCCGCAAGCTCGTCGAGATGGCGACCTCCCAACTCGACCTCCTCGCCACGCCAGTAGCGGGGATCTACGGGCTCGGCACGGCCGACCCGGACGATGACCCATCCGAGGAGCGCGTCTTCGAGGTCGTCTTTCTCAAAGGAAACGCCTGGGAGCTCCGCCACGCCGGGGTCCCGCTCATGCGCGTCGCCGGCGGCATCCCCGAGCTCCCACGCGACCCCATCCAGCGCGCCGACTTCGACACCTTGGTCAAACGGGTTCTCGGGTCGCCCGGTGACCTCGACCCAGACGCCCTGTGGACCGCCGTCGAGGCCGCGCGCCGCCAACGCCACGGGACTCTCCTCGTTGTCTCCACCGGGGCCGCGTCCGAGGCTGCCCGGCTCGCCGCCCAGAGCACGCCGGTCGAGCCGGTCACCCTCACGCCCGCTCTCGTCCACGCCGTCTCGGCCATCGACGGGGCGGTCCTCGTGGACGCCGCCGGGACCTGCCACGCCGTTGGTGCCATCCTGGACGGCATGGCGGCGGACGGCGGCGATCCCGGCCGAGGCGCCCGCTACAACTCGGCTCACCGGTACGTCGAGACCGCCGCGCGCGACCTCGGCCACCGCACGCTAGCCGTCGTCGTCTCCGAGGACGGGATGGTCGATGCCCTCCCCGCACTGCGTCCCCAACTCGATCTCGCCGAGATCGAGACGCGGCTCGCAGACCTCCGCCACCACCGCGAGAACCCCCACGAGAGCCGGACGCTATTCTGTCGCACCGAGGCCTGGCTTCGCAAGCACGCCTTCTACCTCGACGCCGAGCAGTGCGAGGAGGTCAACGAGGCCGTCCGGAGTGTCCGCCAAGCGTGGCATGAGGCCGAGCCCACAGCCATCCGGGTCGTGGACCGCCCGCTGGCACCCCACCCCGACTTCGATCAATCCTACCTCACGGAGACGGAAGAACCCTAGCGCATCGCTTCAACCTCCGGGTCCTGCGTTGTACGGTTGCAAGTGGCCCTCCGCGCCCCCGTTCTTCGAACGTCGCCAGTTCCTCGCTCGGTTCGCTGGCACCGACGGCCCCACCGGTCCCGTCCAGATCGCCCTCGGCTATCCGTTCCTCACACCCGGAGACATCGTCGTCCACGGCGACGGGGCGGTCTCCGCCGCCGACGAGTTCTTCTGTGAGGCGCAGCGCCTAGAGACCCTACCCGACCGCGTACTCCTCCGCGCGCTCGGGTGGGCCGACGTCTCAGGCGCCCGGTCTGAGCGGGACCTCGACTGGGTTCGTCGTCCGAGCGCCGGACCTTAGGCGGTATCCAGGCAAGGCAGCGCCGCCCAGAACGTGGCCCCCTGCCCCGGCCCACCACTCTCGCACCCCACCTCGCCACCGTACCCCTCGACGATGGCTTTGACGATCGCGAGCCCGAGCCCGCTCCCTGACTCGGCCTGGACCTCCGGCGTGTCGGCCCGGAAGAACCGGTCGAACAGCCGCTCGCACGTGGCGTCGTCGAACCCCGGGCCGGAGTCCGTCACCTCGAGCCGGGCCGCGTCCAGGTGCCGCCCGTCCAGGTCCCGGTGACGCAGCGTGACGTGGACCCGGCCACCGGTCGGCGTGTACTTGACCGCGTTCGAGACCAGATTGTCGACGACCTGTGCGAGGGGGGCGGTCTCCGCCGCGATCCGGACGTCGTCGTCGGCGTCGACCGTGAGGGACAAACCCTTGGCGTCGGCGTCGCTCCGCACCCGCTCGACGCGCTGGCGGACGAGCGCGCCGAGGTCGACGCGGGCGTCGGGCGTCCGGACGAGCGACTCGGCGCGGGCGAGCTCGAGGAGGCCCTGAACCGTCCCCGTCATCTCGGCTACGTCCTCGACGACCCGGCCCAGCGTCTCGCGGTAGGCCTCCGGCTCGCGCTCGCGGCGGAGCGCGACCTCGGCCTCGCTCCGGAGCGTCGCCAGCGGCGTCATCAGCTCGTGGGCGGCGTTCGCCGTGAACCGCCGCTCGCGCGCGACCGACGCCTCCAGCCGGGCGAGGAGCCCGTTGAACGTCTCGGCCAGGTCCGTCAGCTCGTCGCGCGTCTCGAACTACGACGGCAGCCGGCCGCCCAGCCGCGCCCCGTCGCCGGCCATCCGGTCGGCCGCCTCGGTCAGCACGGCCACGGGCCGGAGCGCGCGGCGCGCGAGCCACCACCCTGCCCCGAGCGCGAATAGCACGCTCAGCGCCACGCCGAGCGCGAGCATCCGCCCCAAGTCGCGGAGCTCGCGGTGGCGGCTCCACTCGATCCCCGTGACCTCGACGTACCCCGCCACGTCCCCGCCCGGACCCCGGACCGGCGCGACGAGCGACCGCGCGGGCTCGTCGTCCCAGGTCCGGCTCAGGCGCAGGACGCCGCCCTCGGGGAGCGCGACGCCCAGCGCCGGGTGCCGCCCGACGTTCTCCGATTGGTAGGTCACCCGGCCCTCGGGCGAGAGCACGCGGACGTACGTCCCGCTCGGTCCGTCGAGCCGGGTCGCCACGGCCTCCGTTTCCTCTAGCGCCCCGGCGTCCACGCCGTCCGGCCCGACCGTGAGGAGCGGCTCGATCACGCCCCACTCGTGGTCGAGGTGGCGGTCGAACGAGCGGTGCGCGGCGGCGTGGAACCCGACGTAGCAGAACACGGCGAACGCGCTCAGGAGCAGGAGCAGCGTCAGCGCGT comes from Bacteroidota bacterium and encodes:
- a CDS encoding class I SAM-dependent methyltransferase: MNHDLNPSSATVSLARSVQLSVAESAPLSSADLFALAANACGGTLAQGAFTPRDAYDAAELGLHLHLLRTVGPLQKEASGVRDALAEVERLSALLPSQTRRTAAQIDYQQFSTPAAYAGLCAWIAGVGEGHRVLEPSAGTGALCAFALAAGATVHANELCGRRADLLAVLLAEADQNPSQALTRENADHLDAILPPEARADVVLMNPPFSQTAGRLGRRRIPTVGTDHVLQALRRLDPGGRLVAVLSAGVRRGKPTHRPFFEAIEAHPFQLRADVEVGGAVYRPYGTSVRTRLLIVDRTPERSSGDDGDRVEAVVESVGDAVAALAPVGRAPA
- a CDS encoding bacteriorhodopsin; its protein translation is MTATTWYWIGTAAMALGSVVFGLGAARAEHRPREILYTLNFFICLVAFALYLTMAMGFGAFVSADGTKTTWVRYATWGLTTPLLLLDLTLIASSRNVLAAQLIGANTFMIGTGFIATLLPEDARALTWYVVSCGAYLGVAYMLLGPYRRSAVAAHPRSVSAFRRLVTVHVFLWTLYPVVWLISPEGLDVVGDTWEAGLFTALDVVAKVGFGLLALNTLATVAQNGEFLGDEADHRTTVPRRPLGTHPA
- a CDS encoding diadenylate cyclase is translated as MPNTIRLFMWGYQRDFQISAKVSAESLFGALDPALDPEVVLVGGRLGSESNRHPLCVDPEDGDIPLDQLDGLAEQVEQAQRDDPENEIIHSHPVAEQNCKRRVRWRAFSEGVARTLALHRPDRAFFASFPQPVEHHLVTCVLHLDRGALEAHPRLHQADYLHRFVVPTSLVEATIQTFLDKCTDELSRSEPGMWLSGRGPADLLRNAGRRLMTNPGRRLAWGGQNDDLYDQVDAVSALRYEGAEGKGRLLLTDKDGTGVRRTLTLESPVPLKAGRAARKLVEMATSQLDLLATPVAGIYGLGTADPDDDPSEERVFEVVFLKGNAWELRHAGVPLMRVAGGIPELPRDPIQRADFDTLVKRVLGSPGDLDPDALWTAVEAARRQRHGTLLVVSTGAASEAARLAAQSTPVEPVTLTPALVHAVSAIDGAVLVDAAGTCHAVGAILDGMAADGGDPGRGARYNSAHRYVETAARDLGHRTLAVVVSEDGMVDALPALRPQLDLAEIETRLADLRHHRENPHESRTLFCRTEAWLRKHAFYLDAEQCEEVNEAVRSVRQAWHEAEPTAIRVVDRPLAPHPDFDQSYLTETEEP
- a CDS encoding HAMP domain-containing sensor histidine kinase, encoding MTDLAETFNGLLARLEASVARERRFTANAAHELMTPLATLRSEAEVALRREREPEAYRETLGRVVEDVAEMTGTVQGLLELARAESLVRTPDARVDLGALVRQRVERVRSDADAKGLSLTVDADDDVRIAAETAPLAQVVDNLVSNAVKYTPTGGRVHVTLRHRDLDGRHLDAARLEVTDSGPGFDDATCERLFDRFFRADTPEVQAESGSGLGLAIVKAIVEGYGGEVGCESGGPGQGATFWAALPCLDTA